From Campylobacter upsaliensis, the proteins below share one genomic window:
- a CDS encoding KH domain-containing protein, which translates to MVEDFLKEYAKLIADYPERIDTQRVEIEENFVEIFLFTDKNDTGKLIGKNGKMINAIKTVISAYKSKENISYRVTVKALE; encoded by the coding sequence ATGGTTGAAGATTTTTTAAAAGAATATGCCAAACTTATTGCTGATTATCCTGAAAGAATTGATACGCAAAGGGTGGAAATAGAAGAAAATTTTGTCGAAATTTTTCTTTTTACAGATAAAAACGATACGGGTAAGCTTATAGGTAAAAATGGTAAAATGATTAATGCGATTAAAACGGTCATTTCAGCTTACAAAAGTAAGGAGAATATTTCTTATCGTGTTACGGTAAAAGCCCTTGAGTAA
- the rpsP gene encoding 30S ribosomal protein S16, with product MTVIRLTRMGRTKRPFYRIVVTDSRKRRDGGWIESIGYYNPMVEPEVIKFDAERLAYWKSVGAKLSDKVASITSK from the coding sequence ATGACAGTGATTAGACTTACAAGAATGGGAAGAACGAAAAGACCTTTTTATCGTATAGTGGTAACTGATAGTAGAAAACGCCGTGATGGTGGTTGGATAGAGAGTATAGGTTATTATAATCCTATGGTTGAACCTGAAGTCATTAAATTTGATGCGGAGCGTTTAGCTTATTGGAAGAGTGTGGGTGCTAAACTTAGCGATAAGGTCGCTTCTATTACAAGTAAATAA